A genomic stretch from Desulfolutivibrio sulfodismutans DSM 3696 includes:
- a CDS encoding phage protein Gp37, with translation MPGVLVTYVGSRLLPDEGGGGRLERMTWTALVAAKSLRSKAEAKEGGYGLLDGVKKALWGEIVAPGLTPAELTRREVVFQDSGLAVYAATFEIEQRVSPY, from the coding sequence TTGCCGGGAGTGCTTGTGACCTACGTCGGGTCGCGGCTTCTGCCGGACGAGGGCGGCGGCGGCCGCCTCGAACGCATGACCTGGACGGCGCTGGTTGCGGCCAAGTCGTTGCGGTCCAAAGCCGAGGCCAAGGAGGGCGGCTACGGGCTCCTGGACGGCGTCAAAAAAGCGCTGTGGGGCGAGATCGTCGCCCCGGGGCTCACCCCGGCCGAACTGACCCGCCGGGAGGTGGTTTTTCAGGACAGCGGCCTGGCCGTGTACGCGGCCACGTTTGAAATCGAACAACGGGTCAGCCCGTACTAG
- a CDS encoding PBECR2 nuclease fold domain-containing protein: protein MADPGWMVLAPVPPKEAVTVLRGKVPVTKTQWQAMDEASRSRAFFVSGLARADMVAAVRDSLLAALESGQTLGDWKSGLISQFEKNGWQPLRSHHLNTIFRNNLASAYQAGRWSQFQRNKRFFGYLMYDAVDDSRTRLEHRALDGLVYPIDHEFWDVWYPPNDHLCRCSVRALTERQVKARSLKVNTDIPREVETDQGLVSLTPKPGFGGNTGKDWLSGLSPEPLDGPIRDVPISDLAKRICRGGGTAFAAGDDPCAPPLASLDRRHILPVAAGDVLARGLAPDAYVKAFLAEFGLKGLDESKVIALPGVGLPVVVSKGFFVDKRTGEWKVEKSGRAPYVKLLARTIQSPYEIWSVPVELSGKPTATLRLIRRFDVADTEMAGFAVFNLTRSRLWTAATAFVPKAGAAMATLWRYLDGQRVGTLVYREP, encoded by the coding sequence ATGGCTGATCCCGGCTGGATGGTGCTCGCGCCGGTGCCGCCCAAGGAGGCCGTGACCGTTCTGCGCGGCAAGGTTCCGGTCACCAAGACCCAGTGGCAGGCCATGGATGAGGCGTCCCGATCCAGGGCCTTTTTCGTCTCCGGTCTGGCCCGGGCGGACATGGTGGCCGCCGTGCGGGACTCGCTTCTGGCCGCCCTGGAGTCGGGGCAGACCCTGGGCGACTGGAAGTCCGGCCTTATCAGCCAATTTGAGAAAAACGGCTGGCAGCCCTTGCGGTCACATCACTTGAATACGATCTTTCGCAATAATCTGGCCTCCGCGTATCAAGCTGGTCGCTGGTCTCAATTTCAGCGTAACAAGCGCTTTTTCGGGTATCTAATGTATGATGCAGTCGATGATTCGCGGACTCGGCTTGAGCATCGGGCGCTAGATGGCCTCGTGTACCCAATAGATCATGAGTTCTGGGATGTCTGGTATCCTCCTAACGATCACTTGTGCCGATGCAGTGTAAGGGCGTTGACCGAAAGACAGGTCAAAGCCCGAAGCCTCAAGGTTAATACTGACATCCCGCGCGAGGTGGAGACCGATCAGGGGCTGGTCAGTCTCACCCCGAAACCGGGATTTGGAGGGAACACAGGTAAGGACTGGCTGTCCGGCCTGTCGCCCGAGCCGCTTGACGGGCCAATCCGGGACGTGCCCATCTCCGACCTGGCGAAGCGCATCTGCCGGGGAGGCGGCACGGCCTTCGCAGCCGGGGACGATCCGTGCGCCCCGCCCCTGGCCAGCCTGGACCGGCGGCACATCCTGCCCGTGGCCGCCGGGGACGTCCTGGCCCGGGGCCTGGCCCCCGATGCCTACGTCAAGGCGTTTCTGGCCGAGTTCGGCCTGAAGGGCCTGGATGAGAGCAAGGTGATCGCATTGCCCGGGGTCGGCCTCCCCGTGGTCGTCAGCAAGGGGTTCTTTGTGGACAAGCGCACAGGGGAATGGAAGGTCGAGAAGTCCGGACGCGCGCCCTACGTCAAGCTCTTGGCCCGAACGATCCAGTCTCCCTATGAGATATGGTCGGTCCCCGTGGAACTGTCCGGCAAGCCCACGGCAACCTTGCGCCTGATCCGGCGCTTCGACGTGGCGGATACGGAAATGGCAGGATTTGCTGTGTTCAATCTGACGCGGTCGCGGCTCTGGACCGCAGCCACGGCGTTCGTGCCCAAGGCCGGGGCGGCGATGGCCACGCTCTGGCGCTACCTGGATGGTCAGCGTGTGGGGACGCTCGTTTACCGGGAACCATAA
- a CDS encoding phage portal protein family protein has product MPGLWLSDSDYMDLDRIIPADMLGEVAVRSAASWLGILPDPDPVLRQRGDDATVLEALTADDKVFSSIQGRKIKTLNKSNYRFEPGHEEDQDATPEAVALARAITKDLERVNLRNLFSEILDAPYFGYTPVEIIWRLDGGVYRIDRVEGKPRKWFIFDAKNRLCFRGEDMAEGRPVHPFKFVLPQHFPTYENPYGLRILSRCLWPVAFKQGGVEFLMRFAEKFGQPWVVGEARPGALLPERQEMLSALASMVRDAVAVVSGGSKVTVHEMAGRAGSLHTGIVELFNSAIAQVIQGQTLTQDVGDRGTQALGTVHHQVLEDFAACDEALLCTAMTDLAWVYGQVNAPGVLTPVFAFVEPEDLREKASLGKDLFGLGARFTAKYFEGYGLSPDEFTVATDTAAAVPEEAIGEDDQGQAFAEGEEGGRRQYTPAQQAVENLVAGALPLAEAAAADMAKSIMDLVRKAETADDLLLLLSESLGDLDASEFEAVLDAAMTAAQLVGVGSARDEAGQAAGGGDG; this is encoded by the coding sequence ATGCCGGGACTGTGGCTGTCTGATTCCGATTATATGGACCTGGACCGGATCATCCCGGCGGACATGCTGGGCGAGGTGGCGGTGCGCTCGGCGGCGTCGTGGCTGGGCATCCTGCCGGACCCTGACCCCGTGCTGCGACAGCGCGGCGACGACGCCACGGTCCTGGAGGCCCTGACGGCCGACGACAAGGTGTTTTCGTCCATCCAGGGCCGCAAGATTAAGACCCTCAACAAGTCCAACTACCGTTTCGAGCCGGGACACGAGGAAGACCAGGACGCGACGCCCGAGGCCGTGGCCCTGGCCAGGGCCATCACCAAGGATCTGGAGCGCGTGAATCTGCGTAACCTGTTCTCCGAAATCCTGGACGCGCCGTACTTCGGTTACACGCCGGTCGAGATCATCTGGCGGCTGGACGGCGGCGTCTACCGCATCGACCGGGTGGAGGGCAAGCCAAGGAAGTGGTTTATCTTCGACGCCAAAAACCGGCTGTGCTTTCGGGGGGAAGACATGGCCGAAGGACGGCCGGTGCATCCCTTCAAGTTCGTTTTGCCCCAACACTTCCCGACCTACGAAAATCCCTACGGTCTGCGCATCCTTTCACGCTGCCTGTGGCCGGTGGCCTTCAAGCAGGGCGGGGTGGAATTTCTTATGCGGTTCGCGGAGAAGTTCGGGCAGCCATGGGTGGTGGGCGAGGCCCGCCCTGGCGCGCTTCTGCCCGAGCGGCAGGAGATGCTGTCCGCCCTGGCCAGCATGGTGCGCGACGCCGTGGCCGTGGTCTCGGGCGGGTCAAAGGTTACGGTGCATGAGATGGCGGGCCGGGCCGGGTCGCTGCATACCGGCATCGTGGAGCTTTTCAATTCCGCCATCGCCCAGGTCATCCAGGGCCAGACGCTGACCCAGGACGTGGGCGACCGGGGCACCCAGGCCCTGGGCACGGTGCATCATCAGGTGTTGGAGGATTTCGCGGCCTGCGACGAGGCCCTTTTATGCACGGCCATGACCGATCTGGCCTGGGTTTACGGCCAGGTCAACGCCCCGGGCGTCTTGACGCCGGTCTTTGCGTTCGTCGAGCCCGAAGACCTCCGGGAAAAGGCGTCCCTGGGCAAGGATTTGTTCGGGCTCGGGGCGCGGTTCACGGCCAAGTATTTCGAGGGCTACGGCCTGTCGCCGGACGAATTCACCGTGGCCACGGACACGGCGGCGGCCGTTCCCGAAGAGGCCATAGGAGAAGATGACCAGGGGCAGGCCTTCGCCGAGGGCGAGGAAGGTGGACGGCGCCAGTACACGCCCGCACAACAGGCCGTGGAGAACCTGGTGGCCGGGGCGCTGCCCCTGGCCGAGGCTGCGGCCGCCGATATGGCCAAGTCCATCATGGACCTGGTGCGGAAAGCTGAAACGGCGGATGATCTGTTGCTGCTTTTATCCGAGTCCCTGGGCGACCTGGACGCGTCGGAATTCGAGGCCGTGCTGGACGCGGCCATGACGGCGGCCCAACTCGTCGGCGTAGGGTCCGCCCGCGACGAGGCCGGGCAGGCGGCCGGGGGCGGCGATGGCTGA
- a CDS encoding phage virion morphogenesis protein → MDALLSQLARKLADLSGPMDAIGLLVSESVRDNFKRGAGPDGAAWKKSRRAVEQNGQTLVDTGLLRSSITHQGGEDFVVIGTNLPYAAVHQFGGRTQPRVIRARNGKTLAFTIGGRTIFRRSVNHPGSVIPARPFLGVRARTGRRSRPS, encoded by the coding sequence GTGGACGCGCTGCTTTCCCAGCTCGCACGGAAGCTGGCGGACTTGAGCGGTCCCATGGATGCCATCGGGCTCCTCGTGTCGGAGTCCGTGCGCGACAACTTCAAGCGCGGGGCTGGCCCGGACGGAGCGGCCTGGAAGAAAAGCCGCCGGGCGGTGGAGCAAAACGGGCAGACCCTGGTGGATACCGGCCTCCTGCGGTCAAGCATCACCCACCAAGGCGGGGAAGATTTTGTGGTGATCGGCACCAACCTTCCGTACGCCGCCGTGCATCAATTCGGCGGCCGCACCCAGCCCCGGGTCATCAGGGCGAGAAACGGCAAGACCCTGGCCTTCACCATCGGCGGCCGGACGATCTTCCGGCGCTCGGTCAACCATCCCGGGTCCGTGATCCCGGCCCGGCCGTTTCTGGGCGTGCGGGCGAGGACTGGCCGGAGATCGAGGCCATCCTGA